One window from the genome of Thermus sediminis encodes:
- a CDS encoding MraY family glycosyltransferase, translating to MTEILKRIGVAEPTGSGWLTVVFVFLLALFFTWRFIPHVRRFALKVGWADLPNERRLNQKPLPNAGGLAVYGGVVLALVAAALLRPILVEGVLIQVLAILLGGAWLVLVGFIDDQFGLPPLFRLLAQTLAALLLMAVGVRFEAAFGTPLDPALGLFLTWLWVVGITNALNLMDGLDGLAGGIAYISAMSLLFVSAQFPFWAAGTLVLSALAGAALGFLRHNLHPSRIILGDAGAYFLGYTLAATALLGQLKLTTFLGLLPPALFLLLPILDTTQVVVRRLLRGQNPLSTPGKDHIHHRLLARGLSQRRVAFVLWGLALLFNLLAMAYLGMPWEAILASLLAILLGLSWVTYRRLRALLREVE from the coding sequence ATGACCGAGATCCTAAAGCGCATCGGGGTGGCCGAGCCCACGGGATCCGGTTGGCTCACGGTAGTCTTCGTCTTCCTCCTGGCCCTCTTCTTCACCTGGCGCTTCATCCCCCATGTGCGCCGCTTCGCCCTCAAGGTGGGCTGGGCCGACCTCCCCAACGAAAGGCGCCTCAACCAAAAGCCCTTGCCCAACGCCGGGGGGCTGGCCGTCTACGGGGGGGTGGTCCTAGCCCTGGTGGCAGCCGCCCTTCTCAGGCCCATCCTGGTGGAGGGGGTCCTGATCCAGGTCCTGGCCATCCTCCTGGGGGGAGCCTGGCTGGTCCTGGTGGGTTTCATCGACGATCAGTTTGGCCTTCCCCCCCTTTTCCGCCTCCTGGCGCAGACCCTGGCCGCCCTTCTCCTCATGGCGGTGGGGGTCCGGTTTGAGGCCGCCTTCGGCACCCCTTTGGACCCGGCCTTGGGCCTCTTCCTCACCTGGCTCTGGGTCGTGGGGATCACCAACGCCCTGAACCTCATGGACGGGCTGGACGGCCTGGCGGGGGGCATCGCCTACATCAGCGCCATGAGCCTCCTCTTCGTCTCCGCCCAGTTTCCCTTCTGGGCGGCGGGCACCTTGGTCCTCTCCGCCCTGGCGGGGGCCGCCCTGGGCTTCCTCAGGCACAACCTCCACCCCAGCCGCATCATCCTGGGGGATGCTGGGGCCTACTTCCTGGGCTACACCCTCGCCGCCACCGCCCTCCTTGGCCAACTGAAGCTCACCACCTTCCTGGGCCTCCTCCCTCCCGCCCTCTTCCTCCTCCTCCCCATCCTGGACACCACCCAGGTGGTGGTGCGAAGGCTCCTAAGGGGACAGAACCCCCTTTCCACCCCCGGCAAGGACCACATCCACCACCGCCTCCTGGCCCGGGGGCTTTCCCAGAGGCGGGTGGCCTTCGTCCTATGGGGGTTGGCCCTCCTCTTCAACCTTCTGGCCATGGCCTACCTGGGGATGCCCTGGGAGGCCATCCTGGCGAGCCTCCTGGCCATCCTCCTCGGCCTGAGCTGGGTCACCTACCGCAGGCTCAGGGCCCTCCTAAGGGAGGTAGAATGA
- a CDS encoding Uma2 family endonuclease, which produces MRAVVRRRPFTAKEYHRLLEAGILREDDRVELIEGEILEMSPIGSRHLAAVNRIARLFFQRFGDRAIVSVQNPIHLDPRSEPQPDLTLLKPNPSDYAEALPTPQEVLLLVEVMDTSQAYDREVKLPLYARAGIPEVWLLDLEARRLEVYRKPTPEGFAEARALGPEETVAPLSFPEARLPVAHLLVP; this is translated from the coding sequence ATGAGGGCCGTGGTCAGGCGGAGGCCCTTCACCGCCAAGGAGTACCACCGCCTCCTCGAGGCCGGCATCCTGCGGGAGGACGACCGGGTGGAACTCATTGAGGGGGAGATCCTGGAGATGAGCCCTATCGGTAGCCGACACCTGGCCGCAGTGAACCGGATCGCCCGGCTTTTCTTCCAGCGCTTCGGCGACCGGGCCATTGTCAGCGTGCAAAACCCCATCCACCTAGACCCCCGAAGCGAGCCCCAACCTGACCTCACCCTCCTCAAACCCAACCCCTCCGACTACGCCGAGGCCTTACCCACGCCCCAAGAGGTCCTGCTCCTGGTGGAGGTCATGGACACCTCCCAGGCCTACGACCGGGAGGTGAAGCTCCCCCTTTACGCCAGGGCGGGGATCCCCGAGGTCTGGCTTTTGGACCTCGAGGCCCGCCGCCTAGAGGTCTACCGAAAGCCCACCCCGGAGGGCTTCGCCGAGGCCCGGGCCCTGGGCCCTGAGGAAACGGTGGCTCCCCTGTCCTTCCCCGAGGCCCGCCTCCCCGTGGCCCACCTCCTCGTCCCATGA
- the wecB gene encoding non-hydrolyzing UDP-N-acetylglucosamine 2-epimerase — MKRVVLAFGTRPEATKMAPVYLALKETPYIKPLVFLTGQHREQLQQALSLFGIREDRNLDVMQERQALPDLAARILPQAARALREMGADYVLVHGDTLTTFAVAWAAFLEGLPVGHVEAGLRSHNLKEPFPEEANRRLTDALTDLDFAPTPLAKENLLKEGKREEGILVTGQTGVDAVLLAARLGKLPEGLPPPPYVTVTMHRRENWPLLPELARALRRVAEAFPHLNFVYPVHLNPVVREAVFPVLKEVNNFVLLPPLEYGPMAALMRESLLLVTDSGGLQEEGAALGVPVVVLRNVTERPEGLQAGILKLAGTDPERVFQVVKGLLEDPEELARMRQAKNPYGDGKAGVRVARGVAWRLGLGPRPEDWRP, encoded by the coding sequence ATGAAGCGGGTGGTCCTGGCCTTCGGCACCCGGCCCGAGGCCACCAAGATGGCCCCGGTCTACCTGGCCCTGAAGGAGACTCCCTATATAAAACCCCTGGTCTTCCTCACCGGCCAGCACCGGGAGCAGCTCCAGCAGGCCCTCTCCCTCTTCGGCATCCGGGAGGACCGCAACCTGGACGTGATGCAAGAGCGCCAGGCCCTCCCCGACCTGGCGGCCCGGATCCTGCCCCAGGCAGCCCGGGCCCTCAGGGAGATGGGGGCGGACTACGTCCTGGTCCACGGGGACACCCTCACCACCTTCGCCGTAGCCTGGGCGGCCTTCCTCGAGGGCCTGCCCGTGGGCCACGTGGAGGCGGGCCTCCGGAGCCACAACCTCAAGGAGCCCTTCCCCGAGGAGGCCAACCGCCGCCTCACTGACGCCCTCACCGACCTGGACTTCGCCCCCACCCCCTTGGCCAAGGAGAACCTCCTCAAGGAGGGGAAGCGGGAGGAGGGCATCCTGGTCACGGGCCAGACCGGGGTGGACGCCGTCCTCCTGGCGGCCCGGCTGGGAAAGCTCCCCGAGGGCCTCCCCCCTCCCCCCTACGTCACCGTCACCATGCACCGCCGGGAAAACTGGCCCCTCCTCCCCGAGCTCGCCCGGGCCCTGAGGAGGGTGGCTGAGGCCTTCCCCCACCTCAACTTCGTCTACCCCGTGCACCTAAACCCCGTGGTGCGGGAGGCGGTTTTCCCCGTCCTCAAGGAGGTAAACAACTTCGTCCTCCTCCCCCCCCTGGAGTACGGCCCCATGGCCGCCCTCATGCGGGAAAGCCTCCTCCTGGTCACGGACTCCGGGGGGTTGCAGGAAGAGGGGGCGGCCCTGGGCGTGCCCGTGGTGGTCTTAAGAAACGTCACGGAGCGGCCCGAAGGGCTTCAGGCGGGCATCCTCAAGCTGGCGGGCACCGACCCCGAAAGGGTCTTCCAGGTGGTCAAGGGGCTCCTGGAGGACCCGGAGGAGCTTGCCCGCATGCGCCAGGCCAAGAACCCCTACGGGGACGGAAAGGCGGGGGTCCGGGTGGCCCGGGGCGTGGCCTGGCGGCTGGGCCTCGGCCCTAGGCCGGAGGACTGGAGACCCTAG